From a region of the Odoribacter splanchnicus DSM 20712 genome:
- a CDS encoding RagB/SusD family nutrient uptake outer membrane protein, producing MKNLFLLFTILLGLNSCNSWLDVQPYDRVAEDVVFESVKGFENALNGIYIELNTNSLYGQYLSCEMIEIMAQRYSVNKSNAFNYDLMLHKYTEQGCKARFASIWKDAYSLIANINLLLKNCESHRNVLTDEYYNLLKGECYALRAFLHFDIFRLFGPVYDLDVMTVNLPYYKEFSLDKRPSCKPDEFMNCVIEDLHRADSLLQDDPVLQEGTDMVHDNAFVSYRKYRLNKYGVQLLLARAELYRGNKEAALVAARKVIDAQEQWFPWVTREAVSSGRSDPDRVFYPEILWGLQNFKLSNLHISLFGGENLSPLVMLAPLGGQIDKIFENNRDDYRYEAYFRNRQIINGASYNMFEKFKATQDTIAGTIIPLLRMSEAFYIAAECEPNASDGLVWLNQVLTHRGVRNVTNERYLASTLEKEYIREFWGEGQLFFYYKRLKYPSIHRADDATYNVMKQMTLSDYQLLIPEEESKYN from the coding sequence ATGAAGAATTTATTTTTATTGTTCACGATATTACTGGGATTGAATAGCTGTAATTCCTGGTTGGATGTCCAGCCTTACGACAGAGTCGCTGAAGATGTGGTGTTCGAATCTGTCAAAGGTTTTGAAAATGCATTGAACGGTATTTACATAGAGCTAAATACTAATTCTCTTTATGGCCAGTATTTGTCTTGTGAAATGATTGAGATAATGGCTCAGCGCTATAGTGTGAATAAGTCAAATGCGTTTAATTATGATTTGATGCTCCACAAATATACCGAGCAAGGTTGTAAGGCTCGTTTTGCAAGTATATGGAAGGATGCATATAGTTTGATTGCTAATATTAATCTTCTCTTGAAAAATTGTGAATCCCACAGAAATGTATTGACAGATGAGTATTACAATTTATTGAAGGGTGAGTGTTATGCTTTGAGAGCTTTTTTGCATTTCGATATTTTCCGGTTGTTCGGTCCTGTATATGATTTGGATGTCATGACGGTAAATTTGCCCTATTATAAGGAATTTTCTTTGGACAAACGTCCGTCTTGCAAACCGGACGAATTCATGAATTGCGTTATCGAGGATTTGCATCGAGCCGACTCTTTACTGCAGGACGATCCGGTGCTGCAAGAAGGAACGGATATGGTTCATGACAATGCATTTGTATCTTACAGAAAATATAGACTGAACAAATATGGAGTCCAATTGTTGTTGGCTCGTGCTGAGCTGTACCGTGGCAATAAAGAGGCTGCATTGGTGGCTGCTCGTAAAGTTATAGATGCTCAAGAACAGTGGTTCCCCTGGGTAACCCGCGAAGCGGTATCATCTGGGCGTTCAGACCCTGACAGAGTCTTTTATCCGGAGATTCTTTGGGGGTTGCAGAATTTCAAACTGTCTAATTTACATATCTCATTATTTGGTGGAGAGAATCTGTCGCCGTTGGTGATGTTGGCTCCGTTGGGAGGTCAGATTGACAAAATATTTGAAAACAATAGAGATGACTATAGATATGAGGCTTACTTTAGAAACAGGCAAATTATAAATGGAGCAAGCTATAATATGTTTGAAAAGTTCAAAGCAACACAGGATACTATTGCTGGGACAATTATCCCTTTGTTGCGAATGTCCGAAGCGTTTTATATTGCAGCCGAATGTGAGCCGAATGCGAGCGATGGACTGGTGTGGTTAAATCAAGTGTTGACACATCGGGGTGTTCGGAATGTGACAAACGAAAGATACCTAGCCTCCACCCTTGAGAAGGAATATATTCGAGAGTTTTGGGGAGAAGGACAATTATTCTTTTATTACAAGCGCTTGAAATATCCGTCAATTCACAGAGCGGATGACGCCACTTACAATGTAATGAAGCAAATGACACTGTCGGATTATCAACTTCTGATTCCGGAAGAAGAATCTAAATACAATTGA
- a CDS encoding transposase has product MAKIQNISEIHPTLGFTEFDILERYRKSFHESELGRLHSVFPFEHIAKTVGLSDQHLGRRNIFSPCAKIALMVLKAYTGFSDRQLVEHLNGNIHYQMFCGIMINPSFPITNYKIVSAIRNEIASRLDIDSLQEVLASHWKPYLDSLHVCMADATCYESHMRYPTDMKLLWESLEWLYRYICRHCVEPGIRRPRNKYRNVAESYLSYCKKRKRKASRTKMLKRRMIRLLEKLLIQRDEIHREYGTLLRYTQDYQKRLSIIRKVLVQEKEMFVGKKVRDRIVSIDRHYVRPIVRGKETKSVEFGAKVNNIQIDGISFIEHLSFKAFNEGIRLKDCIRMQQKLMNVRVRCVAADSIYANNANRKFCTKYGISTSFVRKGRAARDESLRKVLRSELSKERATRLEGSFGTQKQHYSLSRIKARNRKTEILWIFFGIHTANAILMIDKVRNRALKAA; this is encoded by the coding sequence ATGGCTAAGATACAAAATATTTCAGAAATTCACCCTACTTTGGGGTTTACAGAATTTGATATTCTGGAAAGATACCGCAAAAGTTTTCATGAGAGTGAGCTTGGCAGGCTTCATTCGGTATTTCCATTTGAGCATATAGCAAAGACTGTGGGCTTGTCGGACCAGCATCTGGGGCGCAGGAATATATTCAGTCCCTGCGCAAAGATTGCCCTTATGGTCCTGAAGGCATACACCGGATTCTCTGACAGGCAGCTGGTGGAACATCTGAACGGGAACATACACTACCAGATGTTCTGCGGGATTATGATAAATCCGTCCTTCCCCATAACCAACTACAAGATAGTCAGTGCTATCCGCAATGAGATAGCGTCCCGTCTTGATATTGATTCCCTCCAGGAAGTGCTGGCTTCACACTGGAAACCCTATCTTGACAGCCTTCACGTCTGTATGGCCGATGCCACATGCTATGAAAGCCATATGCGTTATCCTACTGACATGAAACTCCTTTGGGAAAGCCTTGAATGGCTCTATAGATATATCTGCAGGCATTGTGTGGAACCTGGCATAAGACGTCCCCGCAACAAATACAGGAATGTAGCGGAGTCCTATCTGTCCTACTGCAAGAAAAGAAAAAGGAAGGCTTCGAGGACAAAAATGCTCAAGCGTCGTATGATCAGGCTTCTTGAAAAGCTCCTCATACAGAGGGATGAGATTCATCGAGAGTACGGAACCTTACTCCGCTATACCCAGGATTACCAGAAACGTCTTTCCATCATCAGAAAGGTTCTTGTACAGGAAAAGGAAATGTTTGTAGGGAAGAAGGTCAGGGACCGCATCGTCAGCATTGACCGTCATTATGTACGTCCCATTGTAAGAGGCAAGGAAACAAAGTCCGTCGAGTTCGGTGCGAAGGTCAACAACATACAGATAGACGGCATATCGTTCATCGAACATCTTTCGTTCAAGGCTTTCAACGAAGGTATACGCCTGAAGGACTGCATCCGCATGCAGCAGAAGCTCATGAATGTGAGGGTAAGATGCGTGGCTGCCGATTCCATATATGCCAATAATGCCAACCGAAAGTTCTGTACAAAATATGGAATATCAACATCCTTTGTACGCAAGGGAAGGGCGGCCAGGGATGAATCCTTGAGAAAGGTTCTCAGAAGTGAACTCTCCAAAGAAAGGGCCACCAGGCTTGAAGGCAGCTTCGGCACTCAAAAGCAACATTACTCACTCTCAAGGATAAAGGCACGGAACAGGAAGACGGAAATCCTTTGGATTTTCTTTGGAATACATACGGCAAATGCCATACTGATGATAGATAAGGTCAGGAACAGAGCGCTGAAAGCAGCATGA
- a CDS encoding DUF4843 domain-containing protein, giving the protein MKHLILIIGIISSILQACQLTEVDGYVGGSSIYFSIQRDTMTYSWGTVDSDIQERVLELPIYLFGEVKDYDRKIQVRTELCKTDSVRAVEGVDFRAITKEVILPANCEKTSLQITMLRTEALRKYNRILTVVIEESEEFDSEFNWRKDSDGNPYFIGHSMTIISNEDFPKPWWWRDENDFFGVWSFKKADLICTLCDVSRKEFISSNVIPDFKLKYYAKKVQRWLDEQEEPYLDENLEPMTMGPEAQ; this is encoded by the coding sequence ATGAAACATTTGATTTTAATTATAGGTATTATAAGCTCCATATTGCAGGCATGTCAGCTTACAGAGGTTGATGGGTATGTAGGTGGAAGTTCTATTTATTTTTCAATTCAACGCGATACCATGACCTATTCATGGGGAACTGTGGATAGTGATATTCAGGAGCGGGTATTAGAATTGCCGATTTATCTTTTTGGTGAGGTGAAAGATTACGACCGTAAAATACAGGTTCGCACTGAATTATGCAAGACCGATTCTGTACGGGCAGTTGAAGGTGTGGACTTTCGGGCTATAACCAAGGAAGTGATTTTACCGGCTAATTGCGAGAAAACCTCCTTGCAAATTACGATGTTGAGGACTGAGGCTTTGAGAAAATATAACAGAATACTGACCGTAGTAATAGAGGAAAGCGAAGAGTTTGATTCTGAGTTTAATTGGCGTAAGGATAGTGATGGAAATCCTTATTTCATCGGTCATAGTATGACAATTATATCGAACGAAGATTTTCCAAAGCCTTGGTGGTGGAGAGATGAAAATGATTTCTTCGGAGTATGGAGTTTTAAGAAAGCCGATTTGATTTGCACTTTGTGTGATGTTTCCCGTAAGGAATTTATAAGCAGCAATGTTATTCCTGATTTTAAATTGAAATACTATGCGAAGAAGGTACAGCGTTGGCTCGACGAGCAAGAGGAACCGTATCTTGATGAAAATCTGGAACCGATGACAATGGGACCGGAGGCACAGTGA
- a CDS encoding SusC/RagA family TonB-linked outer membrane protein has protein sequence MLLFQISAVAYSQKKVTLDVNGMEMVDVIQELRKQTGYKFFFNHNELKKTGRASGKFLEKDLSVVLDEILGKTNLTYRQERGIIIIVPQEKSVEEKKARVEIIGKVTDEKGEPLSGVTVVIKGLGFGTLTDANGNYKLVVPNAPEKFSLTFSFVGMKTVEKAYAGKNVINIVLQEETIALDDVVVTGIYTRNKESFTGSSQTYTAEDLKMIGNQNILQSLKTLDPAFHVLESKEYGSDPNRLPDIEIRGKSSIVGLKEEYGQDPNQPLFILDGFETTLQVIMDLNIDRVASVTILKDAASTAIYGSKAANGVVVVETKSPARGQLRLSYNGNVDISFADLTDYNLMNAEEKLEFERLSGTFTSVSAIEQEQLTGRYNRLLRDVKRGVDSYWLSEPLRLGLTHRHNIYMEGGDNQMRYGLGANYSGVQGVMKSSIRDIMGLSLDLIYRKKGFNFMNKVSVDWNRSDNPIVSFSEYAKANPYYEKKSGSTDRWLEDWQAENIAGVVYRQVQVANPSYNDAQNSYNKGNSFSVRNNLSIEARPIDALNIRGRVGITKSITETETFTSPNNTQFAKVEPLRKGSYFSSTSNSLTWSADFTVTYGQLLGGKHMINVAVGANIRENDMKTKSFSAQGFPEGNFTRPSFANSYPEGGKPGYAENKNRNANFYLNGGYVYDGRYLLDVNLRSDGTSVFGANKRFSTTWSVGLAWNVHREKFMKDKASFINVLKLRGSVGNPGNQNFSSYSAITTYYFNNWMLNNFGTGVLVSKFGDPNLAWQRTLDKNIGINLSMFSNRFHVTVDFYHKRTDPLIADIGIPVSMGVEKRRTNIGVQVDKGVNGTIRYAILYKPQESINYTMSVNFRYGTAFYKNIGRSLNAYNQENISKNLTRYYDGGSPTALWAVRSRGIDPATGQEIFVKKDGTLTYTFDYKDEVEVGDSRPTLEGVWGNTFYYKGWSASLQLRYSFGADVFNSTLFNKVENISSRSITTNQDRRALYNRWKKPGDKAKFKSISLTESTPMSSRFVMKENYLSIESVRLGYQFDSKWLKKALRISSLNINMYMNSIARFSTLEDERGLYYPFARSISFSLGAIL, from the coding sequence AAACTGGTAGGGCTTCCGGTAAATTCTTAGAGAAGGATTTGAGTGTTGTATTGGATGAGATATTGGGGAAAACAAATCTGACCTACCGTCAGGAAAGAGGTATCATTATTATTGTTCCCCAAGAAAAATCTGTAGAAGAAAAGAAGGCAAGAGTGGAGATTATAGGTAAGGTTACAGATGAGAAAGGGGAGCCGTTGTCAGGGGTGACAGTTGTCATTAAAGGATTGGGTTTTGGAACTTTAACGGATGCTAACGGAAACTATAAATTAGTAGTTCCCAATGCTCCTGAAAAATTTTCTTTAACGTTTTCTTTTGTTGGTATGAAGACGGTGGAGAAAGCTTATGCGGGGAAAAATGTCATCAATATTGTGTTGCAAGAAGAAACGATAGCATTGGATGATGTTGTCGTGACCGGTATCTACACCCGTAATAAAGAGAGTTTTACTGGTTCTTCGCAGACTTATACGGCAGAAGATTTAAAAATGATTGGTAATCAGAATATTTTGCAGAGCTTGAAAACGCTGGACCCTGCTTTTCATGTTTTGGAAAGTAAAGAATATGGTTCGGACCCCAACCGTTTGCCGGATATTGAGATTCGGGGGAAAAGTAGTATTGTGGGATTAAAGGAGGAATATGGTCAGGACCCCAATCAGCCTCTATTCATTCTGGATGGATTTGAGACGACATTGCAGGTTATTATGGACTTGAATATAGATAGAGTTGCATCCGTAACAATTTTGAAGGATGCGGCTTCAACGGCAATATATGGTTCAAAGGCAGCCAATGGAGTTGTAGTTGTCGAAACAAAATCTCCTGCTCGTGGTCAATTGCGTTTGAGTTATAATGGCAATGTGGACATCTCATTTGCCGATTTGACTGATTATAATCTGATGAATGCCGAAGAAAAACTTGAATTCGAGCGATTGTCCGGAACCTTTACAAGTGTATCTGCTATTGAACAGGAACAGTTGACAGGACGTTACAACCGTTTGTTGCGTGATGTAAAGAGAGGGGTGGATTCTTATTGGTTGTCCGAGCCTTTGCGTTTGGGCTTGACTCATAGGCATAACATTTATATGGAAGGAGGCGATAATCAGATGCGTTATGGATTGGGCGCTAACTATTCCGGTGTTCAAGGTGTGATGAAAAGCTCTATACGTGATATTATGGGACTGTCTCTGGATTTAATCTACCGTAAAAAGGGATTCAACTTTATGAATAAAGTGTCGGTGGATTGGAATAGGAGTGATAATCCTATCGTTTCTTTTTCGGAATATGCCAAAGCGAATCCTTATTATGAGAAGAAATCAGGAAGTACAGACCGTTGGCTAGAAGATTGGCAGGCAGAAAATATAGCAGGCGTTGTTTATCGACAGGTTCAGGTGGCAAATCCAAGTTATAATGATGCTCAAAACAGTTATAATAAGGGAAACTCTTTCAGTGTAAGAAATAATCTTAGTATAGAGGCGCGTCCGATTGATGCATTGAATATTCGGGGAAGAGTGGGAATAACCAAAAGTATTACCGAAACGGAAACATTTACATCACCGAATAATACACAATTCGCCAAAGTTGAGCCTTTACGCAAGGGAAGTTATTTTAGTTCAACAAGTAATTCATTGACATGGAGTGCAGATTTCACCGTGACTTATGGTCAATTATTGGGAGGTAAGCACATGATAAATGTTGCTGTCGGTGCCAATATCCGTGAAAATGATATGAAAACGAAAAGTTTTTCTGCTCAAGGATTCCCTGAAGGCAATTTTACAAGACCCAGTTTTGCCAATAGCTATCCGGAAGGAGGGAAGCCAGGCTATGCGGAGAATAAAAATCGCAATGCCAATTTCTACTTGAATGGAGGTTATGTTTATGATGGACGCTATTTGCTGGATGTCAACCTTCGTTCGGACGGGACTTCTGTATTCGGAGCAAACAAACGTTTTTCTACAACGTGGTCTGTTGGTTTGGCTTGGAATGTTCATAGAGAAAAGTTTATGAAAGATAAGGCATCGTTTATAAATGTTTTGAAGTTAAGAGGATCTGTCGGTAATCCCGGAAACCAGAATTTCAGTTCTTATTCGGCAATTACAACCTATTATTTCAACAACTGGATGTTGAATAATTTTGGTACAGGAGTTCTTGTTTCGAAATTTGGTGATCCGAACTTGGCTTGGCAGAGAACTTTAGACAAAAATATAGGTATTAACTTAAGTATGTTTTCCAATCGTTTTCATGTAACAGTTGATTTCTATCATAAGCGCACTGATCCGTTGATTGCAGATATCGGGATTCCCGTTTCTATGGGAGTAGAAAAACGTAGGACTAATATAGGAGTGCAAGTTGACAAAGGAGTCAATGGAACTATCCGCTATGCAATCTTATACAAGCCACAAGAGAGTATCAATTATACCATGAGTGTGAATTTCAGATATGGGACAGCATTTTATAAGAATATAGGGCGTAGCCTCAATGCGTATAATCAAGAAAATATTTCCAAAAATCTCACAAGATATTACGATGGCGGGAGCCCGACTGCGCTGTGGGCTGTAAGGTCCAGGGGTATAGATCCGGCAACAGGTCAGGAAATATTTGTAAAAAAGGACGGAACTTTGACCTATACCTTTGATTATAAAGACGAGGTTGAAGTGGGTGACTCTCGCCCTACTTTGGAGGGTGTATGGGGCAACACGTTCTATTATAAAGGATGGTCTGCGAGCCTGCAATTGCGTTATAGCTTCGGCGCTGATGTATTCAATTCTACTCTGTTTAACAAGGTTGAGAACATATCTTCAAGAAGTATTACAACAAACCAAGACCGGCGGGCATTGTATAATCGTTGGAAAAAACCGGGCGATAAGGCTAAATTCAAGAGTATTTCTTTGACAGAGTCAACTCCGATGTCTTCGCGTTTTGTCATGAAGGAAAATTATCTTTCAATTGAATCAGTTCGTCTGGGATATCAATTCGATAGCAAGTGGTTGAAGAAGGCACTTAGAATTTCTTCTCTGAATATCAATATGTATATGAATTCTATTGCTCGTTTTTCAACGTTAGAAGATGAGAGGGGATTGTATTATCCGTTTGCAAGAAGCATCTCATTCTCTTTGGGTGCGATACTATAA
- a CDS encoding TlpA disulfide reductase family protein, whose product MKKLLLLLSLSLGCFVLSSCSSEVKKYVIKGHVDKYESDLLMTMVNETGKVDTIHEVRSVNGDFEMEGVINGPKLAFLTIKGVNGRIPLLLEDTLFTLNIRAKDLADVRNYDIQGGRLQAGKNALDDVEIEVFSDRDSILACYFEAEKNHDIAGKMHERAMLDRMTIAYDKEENKFIEANKDNILGLAIVYYRYNYLNFDRLKVKFELLSDAMKNTPEGRLIQARYDKLGVVKVGRQAPDFTLPTLDGSTVTLYDVKAPVKILDFWASWCAPCRKENPNMVKTYEKFKDKGLVIIGISMDAREGDWKKAVETDGLTWIQACDYKNTAGEVARAYNITAIPRVLVLDKNNRVIADGLTGEMLDEFLAKRLN is encoded by the coding sequence ATGAAAAAATTATTGTTATTATTATCGTTGTCATTGGGATGCTTTGTATTGAGTAGCTGTTCATCAGAAGTCAAGAAGTATGTCATAAAAGGGCATGTTGATAAATATGAGTCGGATTTGCTTATGACAATGGTTAATGAAACGGGGAAAGTGGACACCATACACGAAGTGCGTTCTGTGAACGGCGATTTTGAAATGGAGGGTGTTATTAACGGACCGAAATTGGCTTTTCTTACAATCAAAGGTGTCAATGGGAGAATCCCGTTGTTGCTTGAAGATACTCTTTTTACGCTTAATATAAGAGCGAAAGATTTGGCGGATGTCCGGAATTACGATATTCAGGGCGGACGTCTGCAAGCTGGGAAAAATGCGTTGGATGATGTTGAAATAGAGGTTTTCAGTGATAGGGATTCTATTCTTGCCTGTTATTTTGAGGCAGAAAAAAATCATGACATTGCCGGTAAAATGCACGAAAGAGCGATGTTGGATCGTATGACTATTGCCTATGATAAGGAGGAGAACAAGTTTATTGAAGCGAATAAGGATAATATTTTAGGTTTGGCTATCGTATATTATCGTTATAATTACTTGAACTTCGACCGTTTGAAAGTGAAATTTGAGCTGCTGAGTGATGCAATGAAAAACACACCGGAAGGTCGTCTGATACAAGCCCGATATGATAAATTGGGGGTAGTAAAGGTTGGAAGACAGGCTCCTGATTTCACTTTGCCGACACTGGATGGTTCAACCGTCACTCTATATGATGTGAAAGCTCCGGTAAAGATTCTTGATTTTTGGGCGTCTTGGTGTGCTCCTTGTAGAAAAGAGAATCCGAATATGGTGAAAACATACGAGAAGTTTAAAGACAAAGGATTGGTTATTATCGGAATTTCAATGGATGCTCGTGAGGGGGATTGGAAAAAAGCAGTTGAAACTGATGGGCTGACATGGATTCAGGCATGCGATTATAAGAACACGGCAGGTGAAGTTGCCAGGGCTTATAATATCACGGCAATCCCTCGTGTTTTGGTGTTGGATAAAAACAATCGTGTCATCGCCGACGGTTTGACCGGGGAGATGTTGGATGAATTTTTGGCAAAACGGTTGAATTGA
- a CDS encoding PKD-like family lipoprotein, translating to MKKWYLFFLTIVLIACYDDEGSYSYKELNDVTIGGIIDNDWYNKFTYVDTLRINPKLTLALGGTEDHLKFEWRLMPIKASYNNDSIPSEEQLKKYIIGNEKNLAYPLREQAGDYLGFFWVTDTLTNVSYKKDFFVRLRTAVTDGWMLLCEENSKASLDMVSHISATENIVSRGIWSECDFEFGKPYKLIYNYNRAKSSRLLWCEAGTFDLDKEKLQPSEESDLIYQFGDNPEKVKIAGGGLSRCTDPAREMLITADGDLYFRDARYISLGSIFDFPRNKLKKTSEYFKVSPFVGYKGFWEWPTTTAAILYDETNRRFVMLESKEEYLTELFFIGGDMDYKAETGRDMVHMEGNNEGYVFAVLKEPGRDEYYVYGMVLNGDCKVERSHYMRLNLANSDKITKFAFHPFYRLLFYATEQGDIYQFNMNTPDEKAKKILSFPNEHISVLKFNLLVPYIQYADWEREREKWLIIAGYDKTKEETVSGALRMYEFQEVTSAPKLKMEFTDLGKIVDAAYRFRNDESK from the coding sequence ATGAAAAAATGGTATTTATTTTTCTTGACGATAGTATTGATTGCCTGCTATGATGATGAAGGGAGTTACTCTTATAAAGAGTTGAATGATGTTACGATAGGGGGAATCATTGATAATGACTGGTATAACAAGTTTACTTATGTCGATACATTGAGAATAAATCCTAAGTTGACCTTAGCTTTGGGGGGCACGGAAGATCATTTGAAATTTGAGTGGCGTTTGATGCCGATTAAAGCTTCTTACAACAATGATTCTATTCCGAGCGAGGAGCAGTTGAAGAAGTATATCATCGGCAATGAGAAGAACCTGGCGTATCCTTTGAGAGAACAGGCTGGCGATTATCTGGGCTTTTTCTGGGTGACTGACACGCTGACCAATGTATCGTACAAAAAAGATTTTTTTGTACGTCTGCGTACAGCGGTGACTGATGGCTGGATGTTGCTTTGTGAGGAAAACAGTAAGGCCAGCTTGGATATGGTATCTCATATCTCAGCTACCGAAAATATAGTGTCTCGTGGTATTTGGTCGGAGTGTGACTTTGAATTCGGCAAACCTTATAAGTTGATATATAATTATAACAGAGCTAAGAGCAGCCGTTTGTTATGGTGCGAAGCCGGAACGTTCGATTTGGACAAGGAAAAGCTCCAACCGAGTGAAGAATCTGATTTAATTTATCAGTTCGGAGACAATCCGGAGAAGGTTAAGATTGCTGGTGGCGGATTGTCTAGGTGTACCGACCCTGCTCGTGAGATGCTTATTACAGCGGATGGCGATCTTTATTTTAGAGATGCCAGATATATTTCTCTTGGAAGTATTTTTGATTTTCCGAGAAACAAACTGAAGAAAACGTCAGAATATTTTAAAGTGTCTCCTTTTGTTGGTTATAAGGGCTTCTGGGAATGGCCGACAACAACTGCTGCCATTCTGTATGATGAAACGAACCGTCGTTTTGTAATGCTGGAAAGTAAGGAAGAGTATTTGACCGAACTGTTTTTTATTGGAGGGGATATGGATTATAAAGCCGAGACAGGCAGAGATATGGTGCACATGGAAGGGAATAACGAAGGATATGTTTTTGCCGTGCTAAAGGAACCGGGGCGGGATGAATACTATGTATATGGGATGGTATTGAATGGTGACTGTAAAGTTGAACGCAGCCATTACATGCGTCTGAATCTGGCAAATTCCGACAAGATAACCAAATTTGCGTTCCATCCGTTTTACAGGTTGTTGTTCTATGCGACAGAGCAGGGGGATATCTATCAGTTTAACATGAACACTCCCGACGAAAAGGCGAAAAAGATACTTTCTTTTCCCAATGAGCATATTTCAGTATTGAAATTCAATTTGCTCGTGCCTTACATCCAATATGCGGATTGGGAGCGGGAAAGGGAAAAATGGTTAATTATAGCCGGTTATGACAAGACAAAGGAAGAAACTGTTTCGGGAGCACTGAGAATGTACGAATTCCAGGAAGTTACATCTGCTCCGAAGTTGAAAATGGAATTTACGGATTTAGGAAAAATAGTGGATGCTGCATATCGGTTTAGAAATGACGAATCCAAGTAG